The following is a genomic window from Paenibacillus sp. FSL R5-0766.
GCTGTCAGCAGTTGTTCGATCTCTTGGATACTTAACACCTGTGGTGGCGTCTTGTCCGCCTTGGGAGCTTCCACATCAAACGTAGGGTCCTGTATGATATCACCCCGCCGCATCAAAAAATGAAAGTAGGAGCGCAGAGATACGATGCTGCGGGCAATGGTTGCATTGGCACGTCCTGCCTGTTTGAGCTGACCTGCAAACAGGACGACATGTGTGCGTCTGACCTGATCGGCTTCGCGTATGCCATATTCCTTATCAGCAAATTCAATGAACTTGTCCACGTCTCGGAGATACGATTCAAGCGTGCTGCTCGACATCCCTTTATCATCTTCCAAGTATAAGGCATAGGCGTGTATCGTCTGTTTCATGTACAACGCTCCTCAACTGACAGATCTGCCGCTCTGGCAGACTGCTCCCGTATTTGCATCCCTGGCTGTTCGAAGCTACTCCCCGTACCAATAGAACAAACGGAGACGCTCTGCCATCGTAGGACGTCCTTCTCCATTACCCGGCCAATCCGTTTCCTGAAATACTTTGATTGCATTGCCAGTTGGCATCTGATACTGATCCACAGGTGAGATCCAGCCATTAAACAGATCCAGA
Proteins encoded in this region:
- a CDS encoding DUF4227 family protein, with protein sequence MIISVRRGLRFIRFIIVFAALVYLFYHVLDLFNGWISPVDQYQMPTGNAIKVFQETDWPGNGEGRPTMAERLRLFYWYGE